A window from Populus trichocarpa isolate Nisqually-1 chromosome 3, P.trichocarpa_v4.1, whole genome shotgun sequence encodes these proteins:
- the LOC7497812 gene encoding probable membrane-associated kinase regulator 2, with amino-acid sequence MEAFSLLKYWRGGGIAVNGGARGGDGNYNSRATTIVSAVSPDRVETDDENDDDDGPFFDLEFAVPDEEEEEGAESKDEIKENNGAGSDEENDAADTSDDDDDDGMDEEREFNFTLSSASSNDRRDQNLALSPSDDLFFKGRLVPIESSSLELNSKSSQFSVSLQKSATKFRVFMSGLKRKPNTTTTNEKTEANVPTLASAAPKQQGEKDEENGKQSKFFTVKFKVEEVPIMSLFTRENSKSIKSSQQKQSSAEESTASAAGAAFSDDKQKFSKDVMQKYLKKVKPLYIRVSKRYGEKLKFSGQLSFGSGPKTSAPPSPSTVAQKPITADNGGKEKESAEAPTVAVSSMKGPKQGNLPAGLRVVCKHLGKSRSASSAAVAAAPPVPVLSNRRDDSLLQQQDGIQSAILHCKRSFNASRDSDSSVLSRSASDPSHEKSMEIMARKPSDHDGKGSSVDPKRAGK; translated from the exons ATGGAAGCTTTCAGCTTGCTCAAGTACTGGAGAGGTGGTGGTATTGCTGTTAATGGTGGAGCGCGCGGTGGAGATGGTAATTACAACTCACGCGCCACCACAATTGTCTCTGCTGTGTCTCCAGACAGAGTGGAAACTGATGATGAGAATGATGACGATGATGGGCCTTTTTTTGACTTGGAGTTTGCAGTTCCtgacgaagaagaagaggaaggagcAGAAAGCAAAGAtgagataaaagaaaacaatggggCTGGTTCTGATGAGGAAAACGATGCTGCTGACActtctgatgatgatgatgatgatgggatGGACGAAGAGAGGGAGTTCAATTTCACTCTCTCTTCGGCGTCTAGCAATGACAGGAGGGATCAAAATCTTGCTCTTTCTCCTTccgatgatttgtttttcaaaggaAGGCTTGTGCCGATTGAGTCATCTTCGCTTGAGCTGAACTCCAAATCCTCTCAGTTTTCGGTGTCATTGCAAAAATCTGCTACAAAATTTCGCGTCTTCATGTCGGGATTAAAGAGAAAACCAAACACtacaacaacaaatgaaaagacAGAAGCTAACGTGCCGACATTAGCTTCTGCTGCTCCTAAACAACAAGGCGAGAAAGATGAGGAAAATGGCAAGCAAAGTAAGTTTTTTACCGTGAAATTTAAGGTCGAGGAAGTACCTATAATGTCTTTGTTCACCAGGGAGAATAGCAAAAGCATCAAGTCATCACAGCAGAAGCAGAGTTCTGCAGAGGAATCAACTGCTTCTGCTGCCGGTGCTGCTTTTTCAGATGATAAGCAGAAGTTTTCAAAGGATGTAATGCAGAAGTATTTAAAGAAAGTTAAGCCTCTTTATATCCGTGTGTCTAAACGGTATGGCGAGAAGCTGAAATTCTCCGGGCAATTAAGTTTCGGCTCCGGACCAAAAACATCCGCTCCTCCGTCACCATCCACGGTGGCCCAGAAACCAATAACGGCTGATAATGGgggaaaggagaaggaaagcgCGGAAGCTCCGACGGTAGCGGTGAGTAGTATGAAGGGTCCTAAACAGGGGAATTTGCCTGCTGGGTTGAGAGTTGTGTGTAAGCATTTAGGGAAAAGCAGATCAGCTTCATCGGCGGCGGTGGCGGCGGCTCCGCCGGTTCCTGTTTTGTCAAATAGGAGAGATGATTCGCTGTTGCAGCAACAGGATGGGATCCAGAGTGCTATTCTTCATTGCAAGAGATCATTTAATGCATCTCGAG ATTCCGATTCCTCCGTGCTATCAAGGTCAGCGAGTGATCCATCCCATGAGAAATCAATGGAAATAATGGCGAGGAAGCCATCAGACCATGATGGGAAAGGTTCTTCTGTGGACCCAAAAAGGGCGGGAAAATGA